From Kogia breviceps isolate mKogBre1 chromosome 2, mKogBre1 haplotype 1, whole genome shotgun sequence, one genomic window encodes:
- the SGO2 gene encoding shugoshin 2 isoform X3, giving the protein MQCDNIMSKTSPDSPSLVSTQHNLELLFLKENDQNVCGVNDSKHISSIVDILPKESPSHSYQSSRSSLMSEMKNAQLISHRKKSSPSNVTKRKKRVSSWESNNPADTPCITDLDQQQISSPTLNWNNEIKGCTNEADIKMQRNIMCLPASSESASEPTAEGMNPVQGNDDFQLQKTVYDDDMDLTASEVSKIVTVSTGTKNKRDNKKPNDCGIKTFRKVKDPSSEKKRERSKRQFKNSSDVNIEEKIKNGPERRSVVLDGKGDSEEPNFIFSTEQLTQLNMLKKITLHNGFNQDDTQSTQYNKKKKRIHVPDDQEETYSFSQSSDKFQQDSKFDMGPSSLAYKKGKTSRQTFVIHTLEKDNLFPDQKVKETTSENLGVTSEFQTAYLSNKDNGKLCDYETPNMLDLKKHVTDMQPTQQNESKINKKLKQKINRKTEIISEMNQILGDNAKDVQGPEKGNFSFQTREDKEIISGNLEVSNDFQKSGLSTSNNGNPCDCETQSVLGLQKQITDMYPVQQNESKINKNLRQKVNRKTEIISKVNLLDNNKSGYCPEKGNSFFLTQDKEIISENLEGTSEFQTPTLGSKDSRNLYDYDTQNVLGVKKHVYDIQPACHNESKIDKKLRQKVCRKTEIISEINQIYKNDDKGMLDPGKGNLFSLTQKDKEIIPENLEDGNEFQIADPSLRGNRNPCDYETQNILGVKKHATDTGKQNESKINKSLRQKVSRKSEIILEMNQKNEFSDKGVHDTVKGAFFSLTPKDKETISENLEVTNEFQTIYLPTKNNGNSYKTQNMLDLKKHVTDKQPAQQNESKINKKLRQKVNRKTEIISEMYQISLYEDNDKDVHGQESYTKDLNFKINKSKRLEGQGIISGYCTEINSNEKENCGQISNPYKPVKKHGKESSGKAKNILAKGNNKPILHLTGSSQTSVSLEPGLKHTTDETDSDPGNQMELHKNPKQSTTTLNKKRDIPFVEVTKEGECQVKKINKMTSKSKKRKTFVDPSPDRHELMEIISDTVQGISVGSEYAVKEKNLENEEIVKMKPDFYTKMLKSLSQVYSPNRQDSSFNSVPEGSKPLSISSSKNLKENVALESSPIFQISDDVHEKMKKMKFKVNQRTQRSEIGVRMLQDLTNTSFVSNNTAKSENKLEDLSSELSSRRRRCTPLSLKEPSLKGKMRR; this is encoded by the exons ATGCAGTGTGACAATATCATGTCAAAGACATCACCTGATAGCCCCTCTTTGGTATCAACTCAGCATAACTTGGAATtgttatttcttaaagaaaatgatCAGAATGTTTGTGGTGTAAATGATTCAAAACACATTTCTTCTATTGTTGATATACTTCCCaaag AAAGCCCTTCCCACTCATACCAAAGTTCCAGGAGTTCTCTAATGAGTGAGATGAAAAATGCCCAGTTGATAAGCCACAGAAAGAAGTCATCTCCTAGTAATGTGACTAAAAGGAAAAAACGTGTATCATCTTGGGAATCAAATAATCCTGCAGACACTCCCTGTATAACAGATTTGGATCAACAACAGATTTCAAGTCCAACATTAAATtggaataatgaaataaaaggttGTACTAACGAAgcagatattaaaatgcaaagaaacatAATGTGCCTTCCTGCCTCATCTGAGTCTGCAAGTGAACCTACTGCAGAGGGCATGAATCCAGTTCAGGGTAATGATGACTTTCAATTGCAAAAAACTGTGTATGATGATGACATGGATTTAACTGCTAGTGAAGTAAGCAAAATTGTTACGGTTTCAACAGgcactaaaaataaaagagataataaaaaaCCAAATGATTGTGGAATAAAAACTTTCAGAAAAGTGAAAGATCCAAGctctgaaaaaaagagagaaagatcaaagagacaatttaaaaatagttcagaTGTGAATATTGAGGAAAAGATCAAAAATGGACCAGAAAGAAGATCTGTTGTCCTGGATGGCAAAGGGGATTCAGAAGaaccaaattttattttcagcaCTGAACAGCTGACTCAGTTGAACATGCTGAAGAAAATAACCCTTCATAATGGCTTTAATCAGGATGACACACAAAGTACACAGtataacaaaaagaagaaaagaattcatGTACCAGATGATCAAGAGGAAACATACTCTTTTTCCCAAAGTTCAGATAAATTCCAGCAGGACAGTAAATTTGATATGGGTCCTAGTTCTCTAGCGTATAAGAAAGGTAAAACTTCTAGAcaaacatttgtgattcataCGTTAGAAAAAGATAACTTATTCCCAGACCAAAAGGTTAAAGAAACCACCTCTGAAAACCTAGGAGTCACAAGTGAATTTCAAACAGCTTATCTTTCCAACAAAGATAATGGAAAGTTATGTGATTATGAGACCCCAAATATGTTAGATTTGAAAAAGCATGTCACTGATATGCAACCCACTcagcaaaatgaatcaaaaataaataagaagcttaagcagaaaataaatcggaagacagaaataatttctgaaatGAACCAAATACTTGGGGATAATGCCAAAGATGTGCAAGGCCCAGAAAAAGGTAACTTTTCCTTCCAAACCCGAGAGGATAAAGAAATCATCTCTGGAAACCTAGAAGTTTCAAATGACTTTCAAAAGTCTGGTCTTTCCACTAGCAATAATGGAAACCCGTGTGATTGTGAGACCCAGAGTGTATTGGGTCTGCAAAAGCAGATCACTGACATGTACCCTGTTcagcaaaatgaatcaaaaaTTAATAAGAATCTTAGGCAGAAAGTAAATCGGAAGACAGAAATAATTTCCAAAGTGAATCTTTTAGATAATAACAAAAGTGGGTATTGCCCAGAAAAGGGTAACTCTTTCTTCCTAACCCAGGATAAAGAAATTATCTCTGAAAACCTAGAAGGCACAAGTGAGTTTCAAACACCTACTCTTGGTTCCAAAGATAGTAGAAACCTATATGATTATGACACTCAAAATGTTTTGGGGGTGAAAAAGCATGTTTATGATATACAACCTGCTTGTCACAATGAATCAAAAATAGATAAGAAGCTTAGGCAAAAGGTATGTCGGAAGACAGAAATCATTTCTGAAATCAACCAAATATATAAGAATGACGACAAAGGAATGCTTGACCCAGGAAAAGGTAACTTATTTTCTCTAAcccaaaaagataaagaaatcatCCCTGAAAACCTAGAAGATGGAAATGAGTTTCAGATAGCTGATCCTTCCCTCAGAGGTAATAGGAATCCATGTGATTATGAGACTCAAAACATTTTAGGGGTGAAAAAGCATGCTACTGATACAGGGAAGCAAaatgaatcaaaaataaataagagtctCAGGCAGAAAGTAAGTCGGAAGTcagaaataattttggaaatgaaccaaaaaaatgaatttagcgACAAAGGTGTACATGACACAGTAAAAGGTGCCTTCTTTTCCCTAACCCCAAAGGATAAAGAAACCATTTCTGAAAACCTAGAAGTCACAAATGAATTTCAAACGATTTATCTTCCcaccaaaaataatggaaattcaTATAAGACGCAGAATATGTTGGATTTGAAAAAGCATGTCACTGATAAGCAACCCGCTCAGCAGaatgaatcaaaaataaataagaagcttAGGCAGAAAGTAAATCGGAAGAcagaaataatttctgaaatGTACCAGATATCATTATATGAGGATAATGATAAAGATGTGCATGGCCAAGAAAGCTATACAAAAGATcttaattttaagataaataaatctaaaagacTTGAAGGCCAAGGTATTATCAGTGGATACTGTACGGAAATCAacagtaatgaaaaagaaaattgtggTCAAATTTCAAATCCTTATAAACCAGTTAAAAAGCATGGGAAAGAATCATCAGGCAAGGCAAAGAACATTTTGGCAAAAGGTAACAACAAACCTATTTTGCACTTAACAGGTTCTTCACAGACGTCTGTCTCCTTAGAACCAGGTTTAAAACACACTACTGATGAGACAGATTCTGACCCTGGAAACCAAATGGAACTACATAAGAATCCAAAGCAAAGCACTACAACTCTGAATAAAAAGAGAGATATCCCCTTCGTGGAAGTGACAAAGGAAGGAGAGTGCCaggtcaaaaaaataaataaaatgacatccaaatcaaagaaaaggaagacCTTCGTAGATCCTTCTCCAGATCGTCATGAACTAATGGAGATAATATCTGACACCGTTCAGGGAATATCAGTTGGCTCTGAATATgctgttaaggaaaaaaatttggaaaatgaggAAATTGTCAAAATGAAGCCAGACTTTTACACAAAAATGTTGAAATCTTTATCTCAGGTATATTCACCTAACAGACAGGATTCTTCCTTTAACAGTGTTCCTGAGGGTTCAAAACCTTTGAGTATTTCTTCtagtaaaaatctgaaagaaaatgttGCTCTGGAGAGCTCACCCATCTTTCAAATAAGTGATGATGTGcatgagaagatgaaaaagatgaaatttaaagtCAACCAAAGAACACAAAGATCAGAAATAG GTGTTAGAATGCTACAGGACTTGACAAATACCAGTTTTGTTTCAAATAACACTGCTAAATCTGAAAACAAGTTAGAAGATCTATCTTCGGAGCTGTCAAGCCGAAGAAGAAGGTGTACTCCTCTCTCTTTAAAAGAGCCAAGTCTCAAAGG